A single window of bacterium DNA harbors:
- a CDS encoding enoyl-CoA hydratase/isomerase family protein — protein MSYDDILLDLDDGIATITMNRPDKLNAYTADMGEEITQAFRALQRDDAVRAVVLTGAGKAFCAGVDLEHLKAHEAGQSKSKGVRLGEEDFLRKLPLEICDFPKPVIAAMNGHAVGVGITMAMPCDIRIAADDAKIGFVFGKLGILPGLGSTHLLPQIVGMAKAQELVLTAKKILGPEAEQIGLVNRSVPKEEVLPTAQAMAREMAEINPIVLRHAKAALYYGGAHSMAEAMKNEQKQSAVMKSEREAAKVGK, from the coding sequence ATGAGCTACGACGACATCCTCCTCGATCTCGACGACGGCATCGCCACGATCACGATGAACCGTCCCGACAAGCTGAACGCGTACACCGCAGACATGGGAGAGGAGATCACCCAGGCCTTCCGCGCGCTCCAGCGCGACGACGCGGTCCGCGCGGTGGTGCTGACCGGCGCCGGCAAGGCCTTCTGTGCCGGGGTCGACCTCGAGCATCTGAAGGCCCACGAGGCGGGTCAGAGCAAGTCGAAGGGCGTGCGCCTCGGCGAGGAGGATTTCCTCCGCAAGCTGCCCCTCGAGATCTGCGATTTCCCGAAGCCCGTGATCGCGGCGATGAACGGCCATGCGGTCGGCGTCGGGATCACGATGGCGATGCCCTGCGACATCCGGATCGCCGCGGACGACGCGAAGATCGGCTTCGTGTTCGGCAAGCTCGGGATCCTGCCGGGCCTGGGCTCCACCCACCTGCTCCCGCAGATCGTGGGCATGGCGAAGGCCCAGGAGCTCGTGCTGACCGCGAAGAAGATCCTCGGCCCGGAGGCCGAGCAGATCGGCCTCGTGAACAGGTCGGTCCCCAAGGAGGAGGTCCTCCCGACGGCCCAGGCGATGGCCCGCGAGATGGCGGAGATCAATCCAATCGTGCTGCGCCACGCGAAGGCTGCGCTCTACTACGGCGGCGCCCACTCGATGGCCGAAGCCATGAAGAACGAGCAGAAGCAGAGCGCCGTCATGAAATCCGAACGCGAAGCGGCGAAGGTCGGGAAGTGA
- a CDS encoding LPP20 family lipoprotein produces MLPLTPRIVATACLAGLLVACASTPTVPRLPAVAAAPPPTLSSVPEWALADPSRETQIEIGVGSGASLEEATRHALQDVASRLSVSVESALTDRYEETDGRTIESLEQVIETRVAGTRFTGWRRTRSAESNGTYWAEVRIDRRRLASETRAELVRTADEIDLELETAKGSALRRLIALEHTAVRRERVSHLVSLVDVLVVDFDRGAWEARRADWRAVDEAARRALVFEVRADPASREIASWVESRLVADRLRTRNGECRSPDAVCIDIRSELTEADVASRHVAKIRSTFAVLEPGGTVVRESERVGRGHSKSDPDRARRQALNDLRETLAAFSVLDEAAGR; encoded by the coding sequence ATGTTGCCCCTCACCCCCCGGATCGTCGCGACGGCCTGCCTCGCGGGCCTGCTGGTGGCCTGCGCGAGCACGCCGACGGTGCCCCGCCTGCCCGCCGTCGCTGCCGCGCCACCGCCGACGCTCTCGAGCGTCCCCGAGTGGGCGCTGGCGGACCCGAGCCGGGAGACGCAGATCGAGATCGGCGTCGGCTCGGGGGCGAGCCTGGAGGAGGCCACACGACACGCCCTCCAGGACGTGGCCTCCCGGCTCTCCGTCTCGGTCGAGAGCGCCCTCACGGATCGCTACGAGGAGACCGACGGCCGCACGATCGAATCCCTCGAGCAGGTGATCGAGACGCGCGTGGCCGGCACGCGCTTCACGGGCTGGCGACGAACCCGCTCCGCCGAAAGCAACGGGACGTACTGGGCGGAGGTCCGCATCGACCGCCGACGCCTGGCCTCCGAGACCCGCGCCGAGCTCGTCCGGACCGCCGACGAGATCGACCTCGAGCTCGAGACCGCGAAGGGCTCGGCCCTCCGCCGCTTGATCGCCCTCGAGCACACGGCGGTGCGCCGCGAACGGGTGAGCCATCTCGTCTCCCTCGTCGATGTCCTGGTCGTCGATTTCGATCGCGGCGCCTGGGAAGCGCGCCGCGCAGACTGGCGCGCCGTCGACGAGGCCGCGCGCCGGGCCCTGGTCTTCGAGGTCCGGGCCGATCCCGCCTCTCGTGAGATCGCGAGCTGGGTCGAGTCGCGGCTCGTCGCCGACCGTCTCCGCACGCGGAACGGCGAGTGCCGAAGCCCCGACGCCGTCTGCATCGACATCCGCTCCGAGCTGACCGAAGCCGACGTCGCGAGCCGTCACGTCGCCAAGATACGCTCGACCTTCGCGGTCCTCGAGCCCGGCGGGACGGTGGTCCGGGAGAGCGAGCGTGTGGGACGCGGCCACTCGAAGTCCGACCCGGATCGCGCGCGTCGCCAGGCCCTCAACGATCTACGCGAGACCCTCGCCGCCTTCAGCGTCCTCGACGAGGCCGCCGGCCGCTAG
- a CDS encoding FadD3 family acyl-CoA ligase: MADLPTDQVQWDTMTIPSTLARAARMWPDVSALEDDGKTFTFTELEAAAQEACRAFIASGVERGDRVAIWAPNGWRWEIAALGLQSAGAVLVTLNTRFKASEAAYVLEKSGAKLLFTVGDFLGMNYADAIASQDLPDLEGTILIEGESSHAAPWEDFLARGVSVEPGAARERADSVEPDDLSDFIFTSGTTGNPKAVTTAHGQNLKVFDVWGRSVGLSPGDRYLIVMPFFHSFGYKSGWLACIIHGATAMPEAVFDVEPALARIERDKVTVMPGTPTIYQSLLTFPDRDKYDTSSLRLAVTGGAAVPVELVRQMRSELGFREVITAYGLTESSGTVTACRLGDDDETIATTCGRPIPDTETKIVDPDGKEVPAGEPGEIWTRGYHVMKGYWNDPAETAKAIDADGWLHTGDIGVMDERGYLRITDRIKDMFIMGGFNVYPAEVENLLFQHEGIAAAAVIGVPDDRMGEVGMAFVVPTPGTTLDAEALVAWSRDNMANYKVPRFFEVVDELPANASGKVLKNDLRDRAKAILA; the protein is encoded by the coding sequence ATGGCCGATCTGCCGACCGACCAGGTCCAGTGGGACACGATGACCATCCCGTCCACCCTCGCCCGCGCGGCGCGGATGTGGCCGGACGTGTCCGCCCTCGAGGACGATGGAAAGACCTTCACCTTCACGGAGCTCGAAGCCGCGGCGCAGGAAGCCTGTCGCGCCTTCATCGCCTCCGGTGTCGAGCGTGGCGACCGCGTCGCCATCTGGGCCCCGAACGGCTGGCGCTGGGAGATCGCCGCGCTCGGCCTGCAGAGTGCGGGCGCCGTGCTCGTCACCCTGAACACCCGCTTCAAGGCGAGCGAGGCGGCGTACGTGCTCGAGAAGAGTGGCGCCAAGCTGCTCTTCACGGTGGGCGACTTCCTCGGGATGAACTACGCCGACGCGATCGCCTCCCAGGACCTGCCCGACCTCGAAGGCACGATCCTGATCGAAGGCGAGAGCAGCCACGCCGCTCCCTGGGAAGACTTCCTCGCTCGAGGCGTCTCCGTCGAACCGGGCGCAGCCCGCGAGCGCGCGGATTCCGTCGAGCCGGACGACCTCTCGGACTTCATCTTCACGTCGGGTACGACCGGCAACCCCAAGGCCGTGACGACCGCCCACGGCCAGAACCTGAAGGTGTTCGACGTCTGGGGCCGCTCGGTCGGTCTCTCCCCGGGCGACCGGTACCTGATCGTGATGCCCTTCTTCCATTCGTTCGGCTACAAGAGCGGATGGCTCGCCTGCATCATCCATGGCGCCACCGCGATGCCGGAAGCCGTCTTCGACGTCGAGCCCGCCCTCGCACGCATCGAGCGCGACAAGGTCACGGTCATGCCGGGCACGCCTACGATCTATCAGTCCCTGCTGACCTTCCCCGATCGGGACAAGTACGACACCTCCTCGCTCCGTCTGGCCGTCACCGGCGGCGCCGCCGTCCCCGTCGAGCTCGTCCGGCAGATGCGGAGCGAGCTCGGCTTCCGCGAAGTGATCACCGCGTACGGGCTGACCGAGAGCTCGGGAACGGTGACCGCCTGCCGGCTCGGCGACGACGACGAGACGATCGCCACCACCTGCGGTCGACCGATCCCCGACACCGAGACGAAGATCGTCGACCCGGATGGCAAGGAGGTCCCCGCCGGCGAGCCCGGTGAGATCTGGACGCGGGGCTACCACGTCATGAAGGGCTACTGGAACGATCCCGCCGAGACGGCGAAGGCGATCGACGCCGACGGCTGGCTCCACACCGGCGACATCGGCGTCATGGACGAGCGCGGCTACCTCCGGATCACCGACCGGATCAAGGACATGTTCATCATGGGCGGGTTCAACGTCTACCCGGCCGAGGTCGAGAACCTGCTGTTCCAGCACGAGGGAATCGCCGCCGCGGCGGTGATCGGCGTCCCCGACGACCGCATGGGCGAGGTCGGCATGGCCTTCGTCGTTCCGACGCCGGGCACGACCCTAGACGCCGAGGCGCTGGTGGCCTGGAGCCGCGACAACATGGCCAACTACAAGGTCCCGCGCTTCTTCGAGGTCGTCGACGAGCTGCCGGCGAACGCCTCCGGCAAGGTGCTCAAGAACGATCTTCGAGATCGTGCGAAGGCGATCCTCGCCTAG
- a CDS encoding PaaI family thioesterase — protein MSETPTFANVPEADRWATYLGIEVVEISPGRVRMRLETSEKHHQPMGILHGGVWASIVETAASYGAGFLAREKGAVGVVGVSNQTDFLRSHSEGLLEIEAEPLHAGRRQHVWEVRIQRPSDDVLVARGQVRFQVLDELPRDRDSANAPKPV, from the coding sequence GTGAGCGAGACCCCCACGTTCGCGAACGTCCCGGAAGCGGACCGCTGGGCGACCTACCTCGGAATCGAGGTCGTCGAGATCTCGCCGGGCCGGGTCCGCATGCGCCTCGAGACGAGCGAGAAGCACCATCAGCCGATGGGCATCCTCCACGGGGGCGTCTGGGCCTCGATCGTCGAGACCGCGGCGAGCTACGGCGCGGGATTTCTGGCGCGCGAGAAAGGCGCCGTCGGTGTCGTCGGCGTCTCCAACCAGACCGACTTCCTGCGGAGCCACTCGGAAGGCCTGCTCGAGATCGAAGCCGAGCCGCTCCACGCGGGCCGCCGCCAGCACGTCTGGGAGGTCCGCATCCAGCGCCCCTCCGACGACGTCCTCGTCGCCCGCGGCCAGGTCCGATTCCAGGTCCTGGACGAGCTGCCCCGCGATCGCGACAGCGCGAACGCGCCGAAACCGGTCTGA
- a CDS encoding pyrroloquinoline quinone-dependent dehydrogenase codes for MSIPMPRNHRSRVRLLLLLASALSVAGLIACGGENELDTSGPVAEWRHWGGTRGADHHSRLTQITKENVGELEVAWMHRSGDFFDASGYSKVTALQTTPLVVNDLLYYCTPFMRVFALDPETGEEVWQFDPEFEERHGEGPYPLICRGVSYWEDTDVAPGTVCKKRIFYGTADSELHALDADTGKPCEGFGENGRVALREGIGDAPPWEYHPTSPPQVIRDRVVIGALVADNVRVDAPGGVVRAFDARTGELEWAWDPVPPGYPTEPDPETGRRFTSGTPNIWSIMTGDAERGLIYVPTGNPSPDLFGGMRNGLDHYGSSTVALDAETGEVVWNYQYVHNDVWDFDTPSPPTLFQVDGVGDGRPGLLQTTKMGHVYLLDRETGEPLYPVEERRVPQGGVPEETLSATQPFPTHPAPLHPLDLSPDDAFGFTPLDRAMCRSEIEKYRYDGIYTPPTIEGSIQYPHTTGGMNWGGVAINPSTGVMIVSQIHLAIVNFMIPRAEADLLDESSFVYPNEFYAMKGTPYAVHRYMLASPFGAPCNPPPWASLTAVDLKSGEVLWNRPLGTMREVAPWPVWWLYGDRYGAPAFGGGISTDSGLYFTGAASDKFMRAFDVETGDELWSHRMPFAGHAVPMSYRLGKDGRQFVVMAAGGNPLGDMGDAIIAFALPE; via the coding sequence TTGTCCATTCCGATGCCGCGCAACCATCGCTCGCGTGTCCGTCTTCTTCTGCTCCTCGCGAGCGCGCTTTCCGTGGCCGGGCTGATCGCCTGTGGTGGAGAGAACGAGCTCGACACGTCGGGGCCGGTCGCCGAGTGGCGGCACTGGGGCGGGACCCGTGGTGCCGACCACCACTCGCGGCTCACGCAGATCACGAAGGAGAACGTCGGCGAGCTCGAGGTCGCCTGGATGCATCGCAGCGGCGACTTCTTCGACGCCTCCGGCTACTCGAAGGTCACGGCGCTCCAGACGACGCCGCTCGTCGTGAACGATCTCCTCTACTACTGCACGCCCTTCATGCGGGTCTTCGCGCTCGACCCGGAGACCGGCGAAGAAGTCTGGCAGTTCGACCCCGAGTTCGAGGAGCGTCACGGGGAAGGGCCGTACCCGCTCATCTGTCGGGGCGTCTCCTACTGGGAGGACACGGACGTCGCCCCCGGGACCGTGTGCAAGAAGCGGATCTTCTACGGGACCGCCGACTCCGAGCTCCACGCCCTCGACGCGGACACGGGCAAGCCCTGTGAAGGATTCGGCGAGAACGGGCGCGTGGCGCTCCGCGAAGGAATCGGGGACGCGCCGCCCTGGGAGTACCACCCGACGTCGCCGCCGCAGGTGATCCGGGATCGCGTCGTGATCGGGGCGCTCGTGGCGGACAACGTCCGGGTCGACGCCCCGGGCGGGGTGGTGCGCGCGTTCGATGCGCGGACCGGCGAGCTCGAGTGGGCGTGGGATCCCGTGCCGCCCGGCTACCCGACGGAGCCGGACCCCGAGACCGGACGCCGCTTCACGAGCGGGACGCCGAACATCTGGTCGATCATGACCGGCGATGCCGAGCGGGGCCTGATCTACGTTCCGACCGGGAACCCGTCCCCGGATCTCTTCGGCGGCATGCGAAACGGGCTCGACCACTACGGCAGCTCGACCGTCGCCCTCGACGCGGAGACCGGCGAGGTCGTGTGGAACTACCAGTACGTCCACAACGACGTCTGGGACTTCGACACGCCGAGTCCGCCCACGCTCTTCCAGGTCGATGGCGTGGGCGATGGGCGGCCCGGTCTGCTCCAGACGACGAAGATGGGGCACGTGTACCTGCTCGACCGCGAGACGGGGGAGCCGCTCTATCCGGTGGAGGAGCGGCGGGTGCCGCAGGGGGGCGTGCCGGAGGAGACGCTGTCCGCGACCCAGCCCTTCCCGACCCATCCAGCGCCGCTCCATCCCCTCGACCTCTCGCCCGACGATGCCTTCGGCTTCACGCCGCTCGACCGGGCGATGTGCCGGAGCGAGATCGAGAAGTACCGCTACGACGGGATCTACACGCCGCCGACGATCGAAGGGTCGATCCAGTACCCCCACACCACGGGCGGCATGAACTGGGGCGGTGTGGCGATCAACCCCTCCACGGGCGTCATGATCGTGAGCCAGATCCACCTGGCGATCGTCAACTTCATGATCCCGCGCGCCGAGGCGGATCTGCTGGACGAGTCGAGCTTCGTCTATCCGAACGAGTTCTACGCCATGAAGGGCACGCCCTATGCGGTGCATCGCTACATGCTGGCTTCGCCCTTCGGTGCCCCCTGCAATCCGCCGCCCTGGGCGAGCCTCACGGCCGTCGATCTGAAGAGTGGCGAGGTGCTCTGGAACCGTCCGCTCGGGACGATGCGTGAGGTCGCTCCGTGGCCGGTCTGGTGGCTCTACGGCGATCGCTACGGCGCGCCGGCCTTCGGGGGCGGGATCTCGACCGACAGCGGCCTCTACTTCACGGGCGCGGCCTCGGACAAGTTCATGCGGGCCTTCGACGTGGAGACGGGCGACGAGCTCTGGAGCCACCGCATGCCCTTCGCCGGGCACGCGGTCCCCATGTCCTACCGGCTCGGCAAGGATGGCCGTCAGTTCGTCGTGATGGCGGCGGGCGGCAATCCGCTCGGCGACATGGGCGACGCGATCATCGCGTTCGCGCTTCCCGAGTAG
- a CDS encoding AMP-binding protein, with product MLLELARERRDDVAIDEGGRTRTFGELADRVLRFAHFLRHDVGLGPREHYSLLMGNCLEAAELILGGIASSQWVTPINWHLAEEEIEYVVDDSQSRLLFTDARYAESARRIASTRPGLRVIEVGDELDGLLDAVSPGSLDLEAPGGGNMIYTSGTTGRPKGVKRAAPPTVGEALVGLGGIGAPVGLDGSGPHLITGPMYHAAPLMFSIYDNANGAPIHIMQRWDESACLDWIMRREVAHVHLVPTMFVRLLRLPDEERAAFSAPKLTLALHGAAPISAPVKRRMIEWWGPILREYWGGTEGGVNTLIDSEEWLAHPGTVGRALPNFDVFAVDDAGARLPPGEVGDLYCRNRSSDRPFEYHGDDEKTESAYLEPGVFTIGDVGYLDEEGYVHLADRKSNMIISGGVNIYPMEIEQVLQEHPAIGDVGVFGIPDDEWGEQVKAAVELRAGFEASGDLETEILAFAREHLAGYKVPRSIDFEDELPRHPSGKLYIRRLRDRYWADQGRNI from the coding sequence ATGCTGCTCGAGCTGGCCCGGGAACGGAGAGACGACGTCGCGATCGACGAGGGCGGGCGGACGCGCACTTTCGGCGAGCTCGCGGATCGCGTGCTCCGTTTTGCGCATTTTCTGCGTCACGACGTGGGCCTCGGACCGCGCGAGCACTATTCGCTCCTGATGGGCAACTGTCTCGAGGCCGCCGAGCTGATCCTCGGCGGGATCGCCTCGAGTCAGTGGGTGACGCCGATCAACTGGCACCTCGCCGAAGAGGAGATCGAGTACGTCGTCGACGATTCGCAGTCGCGGCTGCTCTTCACCGACGCCCGCTACGCGGAGTCCGCCCGACGGATCGCCTCGACGCGCCCGGGTCTTCGCGTGATCGAGGTCGGTGACGAGCTCGATGGACTGCTCGATGCGGTCTCGCCCGGGTCGCTCGATCTCGAAGCGCCCGGCGGCGGGAACATGATCTACACGAGCGGGACGACGGGTCGGCCGAAAGGCGTGAAGCGGGCGGCCCCTCCGACCGTGGGCGAAGCGTTGGTCGGCCTCGGCGGGATCGGGGCGCCGGTCGGGCTCGACGGCTCCGGTCCGCATCTGATCACGGGACCGATGTACCACGCGGCGCCGCTCATGTTCTCGATCTACGACAACGCGAACGGTGCGCCCATCCACATCATGCAGCGCTGGGACGAGTCCGCCTGCCTCGACTGGATCATGCGCCGGGAGGTCGCCCACGTTCATCTCGTCCCGACGATGTTCGTCCGCCTGCTGCGGCTGCCCGACGAGGAACGCGCCGCCTTCTCGGCGCCGAAGCTGACGCTCGCGCTCCACGGAGCCGCGCCGATCTCGGCACCGGTCAAGCGGCGGATGATCGAATGGTGGGGCCCGATCCTGCGCGAGTACTGGGGCGGGACCGAGGGCGGGGTCAACACCCTGATCGACTCGGAGGAGTGGCTCGCGCATCCCGGCACGGTCGGCCGCGCGCTCCCGAACTTCGATGTCTTCGCCGTCGACGACGCGGGCGCGCGGCTTCCCCCCGGCGAGGTCGGCGACCTCTATTGTCGCAACCGTTCGTCGGATCGTCCCTTCGAGTATCACGGCGATGACGAGAAGACCGAGTCGGCCTACCTCGAGCCGGGGGTCTTCACGATCGGCGACGTGGGCTACCTCGACGAGGAGGGCTACGTCCATCTGGCCGATCGGAAGTCGAACATGATCATCTCGGGCGGCGTGAACATCTACCCGATGGAGATCGAGCAAGTCCTCCAGGAGCATCCGGCCATCGGCGACGTCGGCGTCTTCGGGATTCCGGACGACGAGTGGGGCGAACAGGTGAAGGCCGCCGTGGAGCTGCGTGCGGGATTCGAGGCGAGCGGCGATCTGGAGACCGAGATCCTCGCCTTCGCCCGAGAACACCTCGCCGGCTACAAGGTGCCCCGGTCGATCGATTTCGAGGACGAGCTGCCGCGTCACCCGAGCGGCAAGCTCTACATCCGTCGTCTGCGCGACCGCTACTGGGCCGATCAGGGCCGCAACATCTAG
- a CDS encoding CoA pyrophosphatase has protein sequence MARTIDEVEARLAVASPWFDPNPVKVEAAVALVLREVEDDLEALFIRRAEHEDDPWSGDLAFPGGRIDPGDADGRAAAVRETLEELSLDLSSGRPIGRISDVLGFAESIRVSAYVYAIQGDPPLVPNYEIREAFWSPLSHSDDPARQEMRDFTYMDQTAAMPTIRLLDDPRAPVLWGITYKFMDDFMGAIGRPIPFMPWEEGDQGASMGDR, from the coding sequence GTGGCGCGTACGATCGATGAAGTCGAAGCTCGTCTCGCGGTGGCGTCCCCGTGGTTCGATCCGAACCCTGTGAAGGTGGAGGCGGCCGTCGCCCTGGTGCTGCGGGAAGTCGAGGACGACCTCGAGGCGCTCTTCATCCGTCGCGCCGAGCACGAAGACGATCCCTGGTCGGGAGATCTGGCGTTCCCCGGCGGCCGGATCGATCCGGGAGATGCGGACGGACGCGCCGCGGCGGTTCGGGAGACGTTGGAGGAGCTCTCCCTCGACCTCTCCTCCGGGCGCCCGATCGGCCGGATCAGCGACGTCCTCGGCTTCGCCGAGTCGATCCGGGTCTCGGCCTACGTGTATGCGATCCAGGGCGATCCGCCGCTCGTGCCGAACTACGAGATCCGGGAGGCTTTCTGGTCCCCGCTCTCCCACAGCGACGACCCGGCGCGTCAGGAGATGCGCGACTTCACCTACATGGATCAGACCGCGGCGATGCCCACGATCCGGCTGCTGGACGATCCCCGCGCGCCCGTACTGTGGGGCATCACGTACAAGTTCATGGACGACTTCATGGGCGCCATCGGTCGGCCGATCCCGTTCATGCCCTGGGAAGAGGGCGACCAGGGCGCGTCGATGGGGGATCGGTAG
- a CDS encoding nitroreductase family protein → MSESPSPPLSEAGFDLETVDRLLSTTRAVRRRLDFDRPVPRAVLLDCIRLSQQAPTGTNAQHWRWIVVDEPGKKKALGEIYARGLPLLDESAKTANDAQTADVYRHARTLAERMGDVPALVIPCLEGRLVDPESLVLATTYYGSIYPAVWSFQLALRSRGLGSTFTTMHLAFEEDARAVLGLPEDVVQMALLPVAYTLGTDFKPTERPAPETITHWNGWGA, encoded by the coding sequence ATGAGCGAATCGCCTTCGCCGCCTCTCTCCGAGGCCGGCTTCGACCTCGAAACCGTCGATCGTCTGCTCTCGACCACCCGCGCGGTCCGACGCCGACTCGACTTCGACCGACCGGTCCCGCGAGCCGTCCTCCTCGACTGCATCCGCCTCTCCCAGCAGGCCCCGACCGGCACCAACGCGCAACACTGGCGCTGGATCGTCGTCGACGAGCCCGGGAAGAAGAAGGCCCTCGGCGAGATCTACGCCCGCGGCCTGCCGCTCCTCGACGAGTCCGCGAAGACGGCGAACGACGCGCAGACCGCCGACGTCTACCGCCACGCGCGAACCCTCGCCGAGCGCATGGGCGACGTGCCGGCGCTCGTCATTCCCTGCCTCGAGGGCCGGCTCGTCGATCCCGAGTCCCTCGTGCTCGCGACGACGTACTACGGCTCGATCTATCCCGCGGTCTGGAGCTTCCAGCTCGCCCTGCGCAGCCGTGGACTCGGATCGACGTTCACGACCATGCACCTGGCCTTCGAGGAGGACGCGCGGGCCGTGCTCGGGCTCCCGGAAGACGTGGTGCAGATGGCGCTGCTCCCGGTCGCCTACACGCTCGGGACCGACTTCAAGCCAACCGAGCGACCGGCCCCCGAGACGATCACCCACTGGAACGGCTGGGGCGCCTGA